In Choloepus didactylus isolate mChoDid1 chromosome 18, mChoDid1.pri, whole genome shotgun sequence, a single genomic region encodes these proteins:
- the PLSCR3 gene encoding phospholipid scramblase 3 isoform X1 yields the protein MAPGRRKGSQGNAEPKKEWDACSAASARAGGPSGGGARGPARPGGPRCPPGGAERSGPAAVAAIAGRGPPGGPLPRRPSSLGLRSRSGRGGDDSHAEALGVPGPRPRERRAGILSAQARRPGREGRDLDGPRAESNPGPAPKSSWEPHSVRCTPASLGASVRGAPPTSPRAGAGRSCFSAFASPSLCLSVCLSDCPRAPELSCRDGNPRTPAPFPWQATCPLKVTSLRPHLPTRWPPGTWSRRCIPDPGRRRCPPRCPPPRPASPSTPRPAPGPRGLLPPSCHCRGYLLASISWCRLTRS from the exons ATGGCCCCAGGGAGGCGGAAAGGGAGCCAGGGGAACGCGGAGCCAAAGAAGGAGTGGGACGCGTGTTCCGCTGCGTCAGCGAGAGCCGGAGGGCCCTCGGGAGGAGGAGCCCGCGGTCCGGCGCGGCCAGGCGGCCCGCGCTGCCCTCCAGGGGGCGCCGAGCGCTCGGGGCCCGCGGCCGTGGCGGCCATCGCTGGGCGGGGTCCCCCCGGGGGTCCCCTCCCCAGGCGCccttcctctctgggcctccgcAGCCGGAGCGGAAGGGGCGGAGACGACAGCCACGCTGAGGCGCTCGGGGTCCCGGGTCCGCGGCCCCGCGAGAGGAGAGCCGGCATCCTCTCTGCGCAGGCGCGCCGGCCAGGCCGGGAGGGGCGGGACCTAGACGGGCCGAGGGCGGAGTCAAACCCTGGGCCCGCCCCCAAGAGCTCCTGGGAGCCACACAGTGTGCGTTGCACCCCGGCGAGTCTGGGGGCTTCAG TCAGAGGCGCTCCGCCCACGAGCCCCCGGGCTGGCGCCGGGCGCAGCTGCTTCTCCGCCTTTGCCTCCCCGTCTTTGTGTCTGTCCGTGTGTCTGTCTGACTGTCCCCGAGCTCCAGAACTAAGCTGCCGGGACGGCAACCCGCGGACCCCCGCCCCTTTCCCATGGCAG GCTACTTGCCCCCTCAAGGTTACGTCCCTTCGCCCCCACCTCCCTACCCGGTGGCCTCCGGGTACCTGGAGCCGGCGCTGCATCCCGGACCCAGGCAGGCGCCGGTGCCCGCCCAGGTGCCCGCCCCCGCGCCCGGCTTCGCCGTCTACCCCTCGCCCGGCCCCGGGGCCGCGGGGTCTGCTGCCCCCTTCTTGCCACTGCCGGGGGTACCTTCTGGCCTCGATTTCCTGGTGCAG ATTGACCAGATCTTGA